One window of the Populus trichocarpa isolate Nisqually-1 chromosome 9, P.trichocarpa_v4.1, whole genome shotgun sequence genome contains the following:
- the LOC7456350 gene encoding V-type proton ATPase subunit a3, whose protein sequence is MAEARAGGCCPPMDLFRSEAMQLVQLIIPIESAHHTVSYLGDLGLLQFKDLNADKSPFQRTYAAQIKKFGEMARKLRFFKEQMVKAGITPLTKPGAQNEIDVDDLEVKLGELEAELVEMNANNDKLQRSYNELVEYKLVLNKAGEFFSSALRNATALQKELESQQTGEESLDAPLLQDKEILNESSKQVKLGFITGLVPKEKSMPFERIIFRATRGNVYIRQAAVEEPVVDPVSGEKVEKNVYVVFYSGEKAKTKILKICEAFGANRYPFTEDFGKQIQMISEVSGRISEMKAAIDAGLFHRSHLLQTIGDQFVQWNTLVRKEKSIYHTLNMLSLDVTKKCLVAEGWSPVFGTKQIQDALQRAAFDSNSQVGTIFQVLHTTELPPTYFRTNKFTSAFQDIVDAYGVAKYQEANPGVYTIVTFPFLFAVMFGDWGHGICMLLATLVFIIREKKLSGQKLGDITEMTFGGRYVILMMALFSIYTGLIYNEFFSVPFELFAPSAYACRDLSCRDATTDGLIKVRPTYPFGVDPVWHGSRSELPFLNSLKMKMSILLGVAQMNLGIILSYFNATYFKNSLNIWFQFIPQMIFLNSLFGYLSLLIIVKWSTGSQADLYHVMIYMFLSPTDELGENELFPRQKTVQLVLLLLALVSVPWMLLPKPFLLKKQHEARHQGESYTPLQSTEESLQLETNHDSHGHEEFEFSEVFVHQMIHTIEFVLGAVSNTASYLRLWALSLAHSELSSVFYEKVLLLAWGYHNIFILVIGAIVFIFATVGVLLVMETLSAFLHALRLHWVEFQNKFYEGDGYKFYPFSFALVNDEDE, encoded by the exons atGGCGGAGGCAAGAGCAGGAGGATGCTGTCCGCCGATGGATCTGTTCAGGTCAGAAGCGATGCAATTGGTGCAGCTTATTATCCCTATCGAATCTGCTCATCACACCGTCTCTTATCTCGGCGACCTCGGTCTCCTCCAATTCAAAGAC CTCAATGCAGATAAGAGTCCATTTCAGAGAACTTATGCTGCTCAG ATCAAAAAATTTGGAGAGATGGCACGGAAGCTACGGTTTTTCAAGGAGCAAATGGTGAAGGCAGGTATTACACCTTTGACTAAGCCTGGTGCACAAAATGAAATTGATGTGGATGACCTAGAG GTAAAACTTGGGGAACTCGAGGCAGAGCTGGTTGAAATGAATGCaaataatgataaattacaGCGCTCTTATAATGAGCTTGTGGAATATAAGCTTGTCCTCAACAAG gcTGGTGAGTTTTTCTCTTCCGCCCTTAGGAATGCAACTGCTCTGCAAAAGGAATTGGAATCCCAACAAACTGGCGAAGAATCGCTAGATGCTCCTTTATTACAGGACAAA GAAATATTGAACGAGTCATCAAAACAAGTAAAGTTGGGGTTTATCACTGGCCTTGTTCCCAAAGAAAAGTCCATGCCATTTGAAAGAATTATATTTCGTGCTACTAGGGGCAATGTGTACATCAGGCAGGCTGCCGTTGAGGAACCTGTTGTTGATCCTGTTTCTGGAGAGAAG GTTGAGAAGAATGTATATGTTGTCTTTTATTCGGGAGAGAAGGCAAAGaccaaaatactaaaaatatgtGAAGCTTTTGGTGCAAATCGCTACCCTTTCACTGAGGATTttggaaaacaaattcaaatgatCTCCGAA GTTTCAGGAAGAATCTCTGAGATGAAGGCTGCTATAGATGCAGGATTGTTTCACAGGAGTCATTTGTTGCAGACTATTGGTGATCAATTTGTGCAGTGGAATACTTTG GTGAGGAAGGAGAAATCCATCTACCACACTTTGAACATGCTCAGCCTTGATGTGACCAAGAAGTGTCTTGTTGCTGAGGGGTGGAGTCCTGTTTTTGGTACAAAGCAG ATCCAGGATGCATTGCAGCGAGCTGCATTTGATTCCAACTCACAAGTTGGAACAATTTTCCAGGTTTTGCATACAACAGAGTTGCCACCTACATATTTTCGCACAAACAAGTTTACTTCTGCTTTTCAAGATATTGTTGATGCATATGG GGTGGCAAAGTATCAAGAAGCAAATCCTGGTGTGTACACTATAGTTacattcccttttctttttgccgTCATGTTTGGTGATTGGGGACATGGAATTTGCATGTTGCTCGCAACATTAGTCTTCATAATCAGGGAAAAGAAACTTTCTGGCCAG AAACTTGGAGATATCACTGAAATGACCTTTGGTGGTCGTTATGTTATTTTGATGATGGCACTCTTCTCGATTTACACTGGTCTTATCTATAATGAATTCTTCTCAGTCCCCTTCGAACTATTTGCTCCATCAGCATATGCATGCCGTGATCTCTCTTGCAG GGATGCTACCACAGATGGTTTGATAAAAGTGCGCCCCACTTACCCATTTGGTGTAGATCCTGTATGGCATGGCAGCCGCAGTGAGCTGCCATTTCTCAACTCTCTGAAGATGAAAATGTCAATCCTTCTTGGGGTTGCTCAAATGAACCTTGGAATCATATTGAGTTATTTCAATGCAACATACTTTAAAAACAGCTTGAATATCTG GTTCCAATTTATCCcccaaatgatatttttaaacagTTTGTTTGGCTATTTATCACTCCTTATCATTGTGAAGTGGTCCACTGGTTCACAAGCTGACTTGTACCATGTAATGATATACATGTTCCTGAGTCCAACAGACGAGTTGGGAGAAAATGAGCTTTTTCCTAGGCAAAAAACTGTGCAG CTAGTGCTATTACTATTGGCCCTTGTGTCGGTACCATGGATGCTGCTCCCAAAGCCTTTCCTTTTGAAGAAGCAACACGAAGCT AGGCACCAAGGTGAATCGTACACACCACTTCAGAGCACTGAGGAGTCACTTCAGTTGGAGACAAACCATGATTCACATGGTCATGAGGAATTTGAATTCAGTGAAGTTTTCGTACATCAGATGATACATACCATTGAGTTTGTACTTGGAGCAGTCTCAAACACAGCTTCCTATCTTCGTTTATGGGCCCTCAG TCTTGCGCACTCGGAGTTGTCTAGTGTATTCTATGAGAAGGTCCTTCTCCTTGCTTGGGG GTACCacaatatttttatccttgttaTTGGAGCCATCGTCTTTATTTTCGCGACCGTCGGTGTGTTGCTGGTGATGGAAACTCTTAGTGCTTTCTTACATGCCTTGCGTCTGCACTGGGTGGAATTCCAAAACAAATTCTACGAGGGAGATGGTTACAAGTTTTATCCCTTTTCATTTGCTTTGGTAAATGACGAGGATGAATGA
- the LOC7456351 gene encoding cysteine protease RD19A, which translates to MSLNLSLFLILSLFFISAISAETFNGDDSLIRQVVEGQDESSSNLLTAEQHHFSLFKRKFKKSYLSQEEHDYRFSVFKSNLRRAARHQKLDPTASHGVTQFSDLTSAEFRKQVLGLRKLRLPKDANTAPILPTNDLPEDFDWREKGAVGPVKNQGSCGSCWSFSTTGALEGAHFLATGELVSLSEQQLVDCDHECDPEEPGSCDSGCNGGLMNSAFEYTLKAGGLMREEDYPYTGMDRGACKFDKNKVAAGVANFSVVSLDEDQIAANLVKNGPLAVAINAVFMQTYIGGVSCPYICSRRLDHGVLLVGYGSAAYAPVRMKEKPYWIIKNSWGESWGENGFYKICRGRNICGVDSMVSTVAAVQTNSL; encoded by the exons ATGTCTCTcaacctctctctctttctcatcctctctctcttctttatctCCGCTATTTCTGCGGAGACATTCAACGGTGATGATTCCCTGATCAGACAAGTAGTTGAAGGTCAGGATGAATCATCATCAAACCTGTTGACCGCAGAGCAGCATCACTTCTCGCTATTCAagagaaaattcaagaaatcatACCTTTCACAAGAAGAGCATGATTACCGGTTTTCCGTATTCAAGTCTAATCTGAGACGCGCGGCGCGTCATCAGAAATTGGACCCAACAGCGAGTCACGGTGTGACTCAGTTCTCCGATTTGACTTCGGCTGAGTTTAGAAAGCAGGTTTTAGGCTTAAGGAAGTTGAGGTTGCCTAAGGATGCGAATACAGCTCCGATTTTGCCTACTAATGATTTGCCTGAGGATTTTGATTGGAGAGAGAAAGGAGCTGTTGGCCCTGTTAAAAATCag GGTTCATGTGGGTCATGCTGGAGTTTTAGCACTACAGGAGCTTTGGAAGGCGCACATTTCCTTGCTACTGGAGAGCTTGTTAGCCTTAGCGAGCAGCAGCTTGTGGATTGCGATCATGAG TGTGATCCAGAGGAACCAGGTTCATGTGACTCTGGGTGCAATGGTGGGCTGATGAATAGTGCCTTTGAGTATACTCTCAAAGCTGGTGGTCTTATGCGTGAGGAAGACTATCCTTACACCGGTATGGATCGTGGTGCTTGCAAATTTGACAAGAACAAGGTTGCTGCTGGAGTGGCCAACTTTAGCGTGGTGTCCCTAGATGAAGATCAAATTGCTGCAAATCTTGTGAAAAACGGTCCCCTTGCAG TGGCCATCAATGCTGTGTTCATGCAAACATACATTGGAGGAGTTTCATGCCCTTATATTTGCTCAAGGAGGTTGGATCATGGAGTGTTGCTGGTGGGATATGGTTCAGCTGCCTATGCTCCCGTCAGGATGAAGGAGAAGCCATACTGGATTATCAAGAACTCATGGGGAGAAAGCTGGGGCGAGAATGGATTCTACAAAATCTGCAGGGGTCGCAATATTTGCGGAGTCGACTCCATGGTCTCAACTGTTGCTGCCGTGCAGACCAACTCCCTCTAG
- the LOC7456349 gene encoding DNA replication licensing factor MCM4 yields the protein MASDSSPGRNNNGPSSPDEFASSPIGNTYSSPATRTRRRRRSTTPLPYNTPPTNQSRFATSESTPTTTPHRTRHHVSTPSSDGGPPLSSDAGDDIDEATPTFVWGTNISVQDVKAAIQMFLKHFRDGQSQGSEIYEEGKYMKGIHGVLEMEGEWLDVDAHDVFNYDVELYGKMVRYPLEVLAIFDIVLMDIVSLIQPLFEKHVQVRIFNLKSSTTMRNLNPSDIEKMVSLKGMIIRCSSIIPEIREAVFKCIVCGYLSDPVVVDRGRISEPTACLKQECLAKNSMSLVHNRCRFADKQIVRLQETPDEIPDGGTPHTVSLLMHDKLVDAGKPGDRIEVTGIYRAMSVRVGPTQRTVKSLFKTYVDCLHIKKTDKSRMLAEDPMDVDNGNASRRIEEDFHFDEAKIEQLKKLSRQPDIYDRLTRSLAPNIWELDDVKRGLLCQLFGGNALKLPSGASFRGDINILLVGDPGTSKSQLLQYIHKLSPRGIYTSGRGSSAVGLTAYVSKDPETGETVLESGALVLSDRGICCIDEFDKMSENARSMLHEVMEQQTVSIAKAGIIASLNARTSVLACANPIGSRYNPRLSVIDNIHLPPTLLSRFDLIYLILDKADEHTDRHLAKHIVSLHFENPESAVHDVLDIATLTAYVSYARKYIQPQLSDEAAEELTRGYVEMRRRGNFPGSSKKVITATPRQMESLIRLSEALARIRFSELVEKHDVIEAFRLLEVAMQQSATDHSTGTIDMDLITTGVSASERMRRENLASAARSIITEKMQLEGPSMRLLELLDELKKQSSFAEVHLHDLRSAVATLASEGFVVLHGDSVKRV from the exons ATGGCTTCCGACTCCTCCCCAGGCCGCAACAACAACGGCCCCTCATCACCCGATGAATTTGCATCGAGTCCAATCGGCAACACATACTCTTCTCCGGCCACAAGAACCCGGCGCAGACGCCGGTCCACCACACCTCTACCTTACAACACCCCGCCAACCAACCAATCACGCTTCGCCACTTCAGAATCAACCCCAACCACAACCCCCCACCGCACGCGCCATCACGTTTCAACCCCATCATCCGATGGCGGCCCCCCACTCTCATCCGATGCCGGAGATGACATCGATGAGGCCACACCGACGTTTGTTTGGGGGACGAATATCAGCGTGCAGGATGTGAAGGCTGCAATTCAGATGTTCTTGAAGCATTTTAGGGACGGGCAGAGTCAAGGGAGTGAGATTTATGAGGAAGGAAAGTATATGAAAGGGATACATGGGGTGTTGGAGATGGAAGGAGAGTGGCTTGATGTGGACGCACATGATGTGTTTAATTATGATGTTGAACTGTATGGGAAAATGGTCCGGTATCCCCTCGAGGTTTTGGCTATTTTCGATATTGTTTTGATGGACATTGTTAGTTTGATTCAGCCATTGTTTGAAAAACATGTGCAAGTCAGGATTTTTAATCTCAAGAGTTCCACAACTATGCGAAATCTCAACCCTTCTG ATATTGAGAAGATGGTGTCGTTGAAGGGAATGATTATTCGATGCAGTTCAATCATACCTGAGATTAGGGAAGCGGTATTTAAATGCATTGTGTGTGGGTACTTATCTGACCCAGTTGTTGTGGACAGAG GACGTATAAGTGAACCTACAGCATGCTTAAAGCAAGAATGTCTAGCTAAGAATTCCATGTCACTAGTTCACAACCGGTGCAG GTTTGCCGATAAGCAGATTGTGAGACTCCAGGAGACACCGGATGAAATCCCCGATGGAGGAACACCTCACACAGTGAGCTTGTTGATGCATGACAAGTTGGTGGATGCTGGAAAGCCAGGTGATAGAATTGAG GTTACTGGGATTTATAGGGCCATGAGTGTGAGAGTTGGGCCAACACAGCGAACTGTTAAATCATTATTCAAg ACTTATGTAGACTGTCTTCATATAAAGAAAACTGACAAGTCAAGAATGTTGGCAGAGGATCCCATGGATGTTGATAATGGTAATGCTTCACGTAGGATTGAGGAAGATTTCCATTTTGATGAAGCGAAG ATAGAGCAATTGAAAAAGCTGTCGAGACAGCCTGATATATATGACAGACTGACCAGGTCCTTGGCACCAAATATATGGGAGCTTGATGATGTTAAAAGAGGTCTTCTTTGCCAG CTCTTTGGAGGGAATGCCTTGAAGTTGCCATCTGGTGCTAGCTTCCGTGGTGATATAAATATCCTGCTTGTTGGTGATCCTGGAACAAGCAAGTCTCAGCTGCTTCAATACATACACAAGTTATCTCCCCGTGGCATCTACACCAGTGGAAGGGGAAGCTCTGCTGTTGGTTTGACTGCCTATGTCAGCAAAGATCCTGAAACAGGGGAAACA GTTCTGGAGAGTGGAGCACTTGTTTTAAGTGACAGAGGCATCTGCTGTATTGATGAATTTGACAAGATGTCTGAAAATGCAAGAAGCATGTTACATGAG GTGATGGAACAGCAAACTGTCTCCATCGCAAAGGCTGGAATTATTGCTTCCCTCAATGCCAGAACTTCAGTATTGGCTTGTGCAAATCCTATTGGTTCACGCTATAATCCTCGACTGTCTGTGATTGACAACATACACCTTCCTCCCACATTGTTGTCCAG GTTTGATTTGATATACTTAATTCTTGACAAGGCTGATGAACATACAGACAGGCACCTTGCCAAGCATATAGTTTCTTTGCACTTTGAGAATCCTGAG AGTGCAGTGCATGATGTGTTAGACATTGCTACATTAACTGCATATGTGAGCTATGCTCGAAAGTATATTCAACCACAGTTATCTGATGAAGCGGCTGAAGAGTTGACTCGAGGATATGTTGAGATGAGGAGGAGAGGAAATTTCCCTGGCAGTAGCAAAAAG GTCATAACAGCAACACCTAGGCAGATGGAAAGTCTGATACGCCTTAGTGAAGCTCTGGCTCGGATACGTTTCTCAGAATTG GTTGAGAAGCATGATGTGATAGAGGCCTTTCGGCTCCTGGAAGTTGCAATGCAACAATCAGCAACAGATCACTCCACTG GAACTATTGACATGGATCTCATTACTACTGGAGTTTCAGCTAGCGAAAGGATGAGAAGAGAGAATCTTGCATCAGCTGCTCGCAGCATAATTACGGAGAAGATGCAGCTCGAAGGGCCCTCAATGCGCTTGTTAGAG TTGCTGGATGAGCTAAAGAAGCAGAGCTCTTTTGCTGAAGTTCACCTTCATGAT CTGAGAAGTGCAGTTGCAACACTGGCAAGTGAGGGATTTGTGGTTCTCCATGGTGACAGTGTGAAGAGGGTATAG
- the LOC7456348 gene encoding protein SHI RELATED SEQUENCE 1, protein MMMMRPAGCLGGSRCQDCGNQAKKDCFYMRCRTCCKSKGFHCQTHVKSTWVPAYRRRQRAQDLSPVQQHQLQGHNPKRLRENPSSGLEIENFPAEVNSTATFRCFRVSSIDEAVDQVAYQTRVNIGGHVFKGILYDQGPENRYDFGESSCRQLQGPNLTNAGALTPATTTLASTSGAAECLARPSFPFPLNAFMSDKQLFLHPKS, encoded by the exons atgatgatgatgagaccAGCTGGATGTTTGGGGGGCTCAAGGTGTCAAGACTGTGGAAACCAAGCTAAGAAAGACTGTTTTTACATGAGATGCAGAACTTGTTGTAAGAGTAAAGGTTTTCATTGTCAAACACACGTCAAGAGCACTTGGGTTCCCGCTTATAGACGGCGACAGAGAGCTCAAGATCTTTCTCCTGTTCAGCAACACCAGCTTCAAGGACACAACCCTAAAAGGCTCAGAGAAAATCCCTCCTCAG GTTTAGAAATCGAGAATTTTCCTGCTGAAGTGAACTCTACAGCCACATTTCGTTGCTTTCGAGTGAGCTCCATTGATGAAGCGGTTGATCAAGTTGCATATCAAACAAGGGTGAATATAGGAGGTCATGTTTTTAAGGGTATTCTCTACGATCAAGGCCCTGAAAATCGTTATGACTTTGGTGAAAGCTCTTGCAGACAACTTCAAGGGCCTAATCTCACAAATGCAGGTGCCCTAACTCCTGCTACTACCACTTTAGCTTCAACTTCTGGTGCTGCAGAATGTCTTGCTCGTCCTTCATTTCCTTTTCCCCTTAATGCTTTTATGTCCGATAAGCAGCTTTTCCTACACCCAAAATCTTAG
- the LOC7456352 gene encoding purple acid phosphatase 2, with protein MHMSKGLECGKHKMLNSNLKRMGSSPSSSSVVFAVLFLVLNAPVLCHGGKTSSFVRKVEKTVDMPLDSDVFRVPPGYNAPQQVHITQGDHVGKAVIVSWVTANEPGSKKVIYWSENSEHKEEANSKVYTYKFYNYTSGYIHHCTIRNLEFNTKYYYVVGVGHTERKFWFTTPPAVGPDVPYTFGLIGDLGQSYDSNTTLTHYEKNPTKGQAVLFVGDLSYADNYSNHDNVRWDTWGRFVERSVAYQPWIWTAGNHEIDFAPEIGETKPFKPFTHRYHVPYRASKSTAPLWYSIKRASAYIIVLSSYSAYGKYTPQYKWLEQELPKVNRSETPWLIVLMHSPWYNSYNYHYMEGETMRVMYEPWFVQYKVDVVFAGHVHAYERSERISNIAYNIVNGKCVPVRDQTAPVYITIGDGGNIEGLATNMTYPQPEYSAYREASFGHAIFDIKNRTHAYYGWHRNQDGYAVEADTMWFFNRYWHPVDDSTNSES; from the exons atgcataTGTCAAAGGGTTTGGAGTGTGGAAAGCACAAGATGTTGAACTCTAATTTGAAGAGGATGggctcttctccttcttcttcatccGTTGTTTTTGCAGTTTTGTTCTTGGTTCTTAACGCGCCTGTGTTGTGTCATGGAGGCAAAACCAGTAGTTTTGTTAGGAAAGTGGAGAAAACTGTTGATATGCCTCTTGATAGCGATGTTTTCAGAGTCCCTCCCGGCTACAATGCTCCCCAACag GTTCATATAACTCAAGGAGATCATGTGGGCAAGGCAGTTATAGTGTCGTGGGTCACTGCTAATGAACCAGGttcaaaaaaagtaatttactGGAGTGAAAATAGCGAACATAAGGAGGAGGCTAACAGCAAGGTTTATACCTATAAATTCTACAATTACACGTCTGGCTACATTCACCACTGTACCATCAGAAACTTAGAG TTCAACACAAAATATTACTATGTAGTAGGGGTTGGGCACACCGAAAGAAAATTCTGGTTTACCACTCCTCCTGCAGTTGGTCCTGATGTCCCATATACATTTGGTCTCATAG GGGATCTTGGTCAGAGTTATGATTCAAACACAACACTTACTCACTATGAAAAGAACCCAACAAAAGGGCAAGCAGTTTTGTTTGTTGGAGACCTATCTTATGCCGATAACTATTCAAATCATGACAATGTGAGATGGGATACATGGGGAAGGTTTGTAGAGAGAAGTGTTGCTTATCAACCTTGGATATGGACTGCAGGAAATCATGAGATTGACTTTGCCCCAGAAATT GGTGAAACTAAACCATTTAAGCCTTTTACTCACCGCTACCATGTCCCTTATAGAGCATCAAAAAGTACCGCTCCTTTATGGTACTCAATCAAGAGGGCTTCAGCATACATCATTGTCTTGTCTTCATACTCAGCATATG GTAAATACACTCCTCAATACAAATGGCTTGAACAGGAGCTACCAAAAGTTAATAGGAGTGAGACACCGTGGTTGATTGTTCTTATGCATTCTCCATGGTATAATAGTTACAACTATCATTACATGGAAGGAGAGACCATGAGAGTAATGTACGAGCCATGGTTTGTTCAGTACAAAGTTGATGTTGTGTTTGCTGGTCATGTTCATGCCTATGAACGATCT GAACGCATATCGAACATTGCATACAACATAGTAAACGGAAAGTGCGTTCCGGTAAGAGATCAAACTGCCCCAGTTTACATTACCATTGGCGATGGAGGAAATATTGAAGGCTTAGCAACAAA CATGACATATCCACAACCAGAGTACTCAGCATACCGCGAGGCCAGTTTTGGTCATGCCATTTTCGATATCAAGAACAGAACCCATGCTTACTATGGCTGGCACCGCAATCAAGATGGATATGCTGTGGAAGCTGACACCATGTGGTTCTTCAACAGATACTGGCATCCGGTTGATGATTCAACAAATTCTGAATCGTGa